The following are encoded together in the Corvus moneduloides isolate bCorMon1 chromosome 34, bCorMon1.pri, whole genome shotgun sequence genome:
- the ZNHIT2 gene encoding zinc finger HIT domain-containing protein 2: MAAVGADSLCGLCSAAASPYTCPRCHRRLCSLRCYRAHGPCAEAFYRDQVLEALRAERSCPPSPALPGLRELREPGDPARPTGRGLWEQLSEGERDGFRRLVSSGEAAALLLRWRPWWWRGRGRVEELGDGSGVDEEGGEGRPGPAPPVPTSVPPLSALRAAPPSPLVRFQLPNALFGYAFALSLHGGDETLLPELPDAAIAASAALRDRRPFASTAEALLSARRDARAAGLPLSPLGDSGALLAVAQLLEGRDSRDPGADVAAALWHLWRLLRAGARVLPPPERGRFRGARRKVGFLLSWSRGATEELGQLAREARGVHAEVAAEEVAMAQVRERLEKVWGGPRPPLGKERVEEAPWMVTEGARVVMEGVFGGPRPAPGDGADKGVQGRRLIEELD, encoded by the coding sequence ATGGCGGCGGTGGGGGCGGATTCTCTGTGCGGGCTCTGCAGTGCCGCCGCGTCCCCCTACACGTGCCCGCGGTGCCACCGCCGCCTCTGCTCCCTGCGCTGCTACCGTGCGCACGGCCCCTGCGCCGAGGCCTTTTACCGCGATCAGGTTCTCGAGGCGTTGCGCGCTGAGCGCAGTTGCCCCCCGAGCCCTGCGCTGCCCGGGCTGCGCGAACTACGCGAGCCCGGGGATCCAGCGCGGCCTACGGGCCGCGGGCTGTGGGAACAGCTCAGCGAGGGGGAGCGCGACGGGTTCCGCCGGCTGGTGAGTTCCGGGGAGGCCGCGGCGCTGCTGCTGCGGTGGCGGCCGTGGTGGTGGCGCGGGCGAGGGCGAGTGGAGGAGCTCGGGGACGGCTCGGGGGTCGATGAGGAGGGCGGCGAAGgtcggcccggccccgccccgcccgtCCCGACATCGGTGCCCCCACTGAGCGCCCTCCGCGCCGCGCCCCCGTCCCCCTTGGTGCGATTCCAGCTGCCGAACGCGCTGTTCGGTTACGCCTTCGCGCTGAGCCTCCACGGCGGGGACGAGACGCTGCTCCCCGAGCTCCCCGACGCCGCCATCGCCGCCTCGGCCGCGCTCCGCGACCGCCGACCCTTCGCCAGCACAGCCGAGGCGCTTCTGAGCGCCCGGCGCGACGCTCGGGCCGCGGGGCTGCCCCTGAGCCCTCTCGGCGACAGTGGGGCGCTCCTGGCCGTGGCGCAGCTGCTGGAGGGTCGCGATAGTCGCGACCCCGGCGCCGACGTGGCAGCGGCTTTGTGGCACCTGTGGCggctgctgagggcaggggcGCGGGTGCTGCCGCCCCCCGAGCGGGGCCGCTTTCGAGGGGCCCGCAGGAAGGTCGGGttcctgctgagctggagcCGGGGGGCCACCGAGGAGCTCGGCCAGCTCGCCCGGGAGGCGCGGGGGGTTCACGCCGAGGTGGCCGCAGAGGAGGTGGCAATGGCCCAAGtcagggagaggctggagaaagTTTGGGGGGGCCCCCGACCGCCCCTCGGGAAGGAGCGGGTGGAGGAGGCGCCCTGGATGGTCACAGAGGGGGCCCGGGTGGTCATGGAGGGGGTTTTCGGGGGTCCCCGGCCTGCCCCAGGCGACGGTGCTGACAAGGGGGTGCAGGGTCGGCGGCTGATCGAGGAGCTGGACTGA